The DNA region CCCCTGGCCGGAGGTGGTCTGCGGACCTCGCGGGATGGCGTACGGTTGGCTTCACCGACGCGGGGTGGAGCAGCTCGGTAGCTCGCTGGGCTCATAACCCAGAGGTCGCAGGTTCAAATCCTGTCCCCGCTACTGCCGAGCAGGGTCCGGATCCATTCGAGGATCTGGACCCTGTCGCATTTCAGGGGCGCCCGCTAGCTGCGGCCCCGCTGGGCTACGCGTGCGAGTGTCCGGCACGGCGTGCGAGCGGCCCGCGTACTCGTCGGTGGTGAGAGCCCGGCACCCGCGCTCTGCGTCACCACGCCTCGCCCATCGTGCCTGCCGCGGGCAGATCGAGGTATCGGGCTGCGTCGTGCATGATCTCCGGTGTGATCGCCTCTGTGCCGTCGAGAATGGCGATCTGCGCGGCCATGCTGAGCAGCGGTGTGAGGTTTTCCATGAGCCCGTCGGTGATGTCGTAGAGCTCTTCGGCGAGCTCCAGGAGGCTGTTGGGCCGGTGGTGGCACAGCTGGAGTCTTCCGTCGAAACTGGCCAGGGCGCGGGGCCATTCGTCGGGGTGTTCGGGGCTGCGAGGCGGTAGCCGGTTGACCCACAAGGTGGGTACGGACCGCTGGCGCAGCGGTGCGGCGTCGCTTGTCCGGCGCAGGGCGGGGAAGCGGGCGGTGCGTGCTTCGCGGAGGATGTCGCTGGAGCCGATGCCGCTCCAAAAGACCGTCAGGCTCAGTTCGTCCGCGAGGTAGTCGAAGAAGTCGAAGGTGGGCTGCAGGTCCTCGGTGCGCAGCCGGTCGATCCCGTCGACCAGGCACACCTCTACGTGGTTGGTGCGCATCACGTGCACGGCGGGCCCGGTGAAGTCCTTCATGCGCTGCACGGGCCGGCTGTCGGTGTCGGAGCGGTAGAGGTCCCAGCCCAGGAACGTGGCAAGGGCGGCGGACCAGTCGGCCGGGGTGCCCGGGGTGGGCGGGGCGTTGATGCAGATCACCGGGATGCGGGTGTCGTCGATGCCGTGTAGTTTCTCGCGGCGCCCTTGGTGGCCCATGCCGATGTGGTGCAGCAGCGTGCGTTTGCCTGTGCCGCCGTAGTCGCTGTCGATGGCGATGTGCGGGCCGGGTTGGCGGCGTTCGCCGTTTCGCCGCAGCATCCGCCGTGCGAGGAGCAGTCCGCGCTGGAGGGACCTGTCCCCGAGTGGTGGACACCTCTGAGCCCGGCCCCGGCAGGGGCCGGGTAGGAGGAATCTCTTATGGTGATGAAGGTCTACTCGCCCGAGTTCAAGGCGGACGCTGTCGCGCTGTACCTGTCGGACCCGAGCCACACTTTCGAGGGCATCGGCAAGGACCTGGGGATCAGCCGGGAGACGCTGCGTAACTGGGTGCGGGCCGAGCGGGCCCGCCACGGCGGGGGCAGCACGACGAGCACGAGCACGGAGAAGAGCACGGTGGATTCCCCGCCGACGGCCCAGGAGCTTCAGGCCGAGAACGAGGCCCTGCGCCGGGAGCTGGCGACAGCGCGCAAAGAGATGCAGAAACTGGCCACCGAGCGTGACATCCTGCGCAAGGCGACGAAGTTTTTCGCACAAGAGATGACCTGGTGACCAACCGCTTCCAGTTCATCGAGGACCACCACCGCGCCTGGGGCGTGAAGCGGTTGTGCGCCGTGCTGGAGGTCGCCCGCTCCAGCTTCTACAAGTGGCGGGCCGGCCGCGAGGCCCGCGCCGCGCGCGAGCGGGCCGACGCCGCTCTCGCCGAGCGGATCAGGGCCGTGCACGCCGAGTGGGACGGCACCTACGGCCGCCCCCGCATCACCGCCGAGCTGCGTGACGACGGCGAGCGCGTGAACCACAAGCGCGTCGGACGGGTGATGCGAAAGTTCGGCATC from Streptomyces sp. NBC_01754 includes:
- a CDS encoding IS3 family transposase (programmed frameshift), producing the protein MVMKVYSPEFKADAVALYLSDPSHTFEGIGKDLGISRETLRNWVRAERARHGGGSTTSTSTEKSTVDSPPTAQELQAENEALRRELATARKEMQKLATERDILRKATKFFRTRDDLVTNRFQFIEDHHRAWGVKRLCAVLEVARSSFYKWRAGREARAARERADAALAERIRAVHAEWDGTYGRPRITAELRDDGERVNHKRVGRVMRKFGIAGLRLRKRQVTTVPEPSATPVPDLLRRDFTASTPNTKYVGDITYLPVGDGEFLYLATVIDCFSRRLVGWSIADHMRTELVADALRSAARVRDSLAGAVFHSDHGAQYSSRQFAGLCAQLGVRQSMGAVGTSADNALAESFNAALKRETLRGARRYDGARACRLAVFRWTTRYNTRRRHSANGQKAPNAYEQQSATLTLAA